A genomic stretch from Pararhizobium sp. IMCC21322 includes:
- a CDS encoding VWA domain-containing protein, which translates to MSQVTKFAARDPGPAARMAGFMAHLRSNGLRLGVGEAKAGLEALTHTQAANPKEARHALRAVFSGCAEDVERFDDLFNAFWLNGGRVSEKTMPTTTTGFDSVHTSRNAKGGEAASGAGAPTAPDGGEDEAETDGEGKLVSSVIRSLTKKDLHDLVQPEDIAEAEKIARRLGAALRDRRSRRRKQARKGDQIHFRKLIRKSLSTGGEPLHLPMKHRPDRPLKIVTLCDVSGSMTVYARVFLSFIAGMMRSDDATDAYLFHTRLVRIADALRDKDALRALGRMSVLADGFGGGSRIGASLMQFSKTYARRFVDGRTVVLILSDGYDTDNPELLGDALANLKKRGCKIIWLNPLKGWDDYEPVARGMAAALPHLDLFRPANKLADLGALEPELVRL; encoded by the coding sequence ATGAGTCAGGTAACTAAATTTGCTGCCCGTGATCCTGGACCCGCCGCCCGCATGGCCGGGTTCATGGCACATTTGCGGTCCAACGGCCTGCGACTGGGGGTGGGTGAAGCAAAGGCAGGGCTTGAAGCGCTGACCCATACGCAGGCCGCCAACCCTAAAGAGGCCCGCCATGCCCTGCGCGCTGTCTTCAGCGGTTGTGCAGAAGATGTCGAACGATTTGACGATCTGTTCAATGCGTTTTGGTTGAATGGCGGACGGGTTTCAGAAAAAACCATGCCGACCACAACAACCGGATTCGACAGCGTCCACACCTCACGCAATGCCAAAGGCGGGGAAGCTGCCAGCGGTGCTGGTGCGCCCACAGCACCGGATGGCGGGGAAGACGAAGCCGAAACCGATGGCGAAGGCAAGCTGGTCTCCAGCGTTATTCGGTCACTGACAAAGAAAGACTTACATGATCTGGTGCAGCCGGAAGACATTGCGGAGGCCGAAAAAATCGCCCGGCGTCTGGGTGCAGCCCTGCGCGACCGCCGCTCACGCCGCCGCAAACAGGCCCGCAAGGGAGACCAGATTCATTTTCGAAAACTGATCCGGAAAAGCCTGTCGACCGGTGGCGAGCCACTGCATTTGCCGATGAAACACCGCCCCGACCGACCGCTGAAAATCGTCACACTCTGCGATGTATCCGGGTCAATGACCGTATATGCCCGTGTGTTTCTATCTTTCATTGCCGGCATGATGCGCTCGGATGATGCAACAGATGCTTACCTGTTTCACACCCGCCTGGTCCGCATCGCCGATGCCCTGCGTGACAAGGATGCATTGCGCGCATTGGGCCGGATGTCCGTGCTGGCCGATGGCTTTGGCGGAGGTTCCAGGATAGGCGCTTCCCTGATGCAGTTTTCAAAAACCTATGCCCGCCGATTTGTCGATGGGCGCACGGTGGTTTTGATCCTCTCCGATGGCTACGACACCGATAATCCTGAACTGCTCGGCGACGCTCTGGCAAATTTGAAAAAACGTGGGTGCAAGATCATCTGGCTGAACCCGTTGAAGGGCTGGGATGACTATGAACCCGTGGCGCGCGGCATGGCAGCGGCCCTCCCGCATCTCGACCTGTTTCGCCCTGCCAACAAGCTGGCGGATCTTGGAGCGCTTGAGCCCGAGCTGGTGCGCCTATGA
- a CDS encoding tripartite tricarboxylate transporter permease has protein sequence MDAFFNGFLALTDPSLLLLLVAATLGGVIIGALPGLNATTGAALLLPFTLTMEPIAAISILTAIYCSATFAGAITAILINTPGTSASATTCLDGYPMALRGEAGRALGMAVVASTFGGVLSVICLMIAAPVLARAAYNFAPPEYFALTLFGLSMLVSVGGGSPIKNLIAGAFGILLATVGVDLLTSVKRFTFDVPQLHEGIGFVPVMIGVFGISELLSQASALHQKREQVTMKAIKLPSMADYKKVWKTILRSTGIGTFIGILPAEGATVASMIGYNEARRWSKTPEEFGKGAIEGIAGSEAANNSATGGAMVPTLALGIPGSPTAAVILAGLLVHGLRPGPTMFTEQADFAFAIFWSMLFVNLLFLVIGLYGAKVFARVTLIPIRMLWPSVFIFSIVGAYALDQSMFDVWIAIISGIIGYFMRVYGFSVVPLAIGLILGGMLEQRLGQSMVMLDEQWWLIATRPLSAFFLILTAFALFGPALWKLITGPRPTFKKGS, from the coding sequence ATGGATGCTTTTTTTAACGGCTTTCTGGCACTAACCGATCCAAGCCTGTTGCTTTTGCTGGTCGCCGCAACCCTTGGCGGCGTCATCATCGGCGCTTTGCCTGGATTGAATGCCACAACCGGCGCGGCACTGCTTTTGCCCTTCACCCTGACGATGGAGCCGATTGCAGCGATTTCGATACTGACTGCAATCTATTGCTCAGCTACCTTTGCTGGCGCAATCACTGCCATCCTTATCAACACACCCGGCACATCTGCCAGCGCAACCACCTGTCTTGATGGCTATCCCATGGCTTTGCGCGGCGAGGCTGGCCGAGCACTTGGCATGGCCGTTGTCGCCTCGACCTTTGGCGGTGTGCTGAGCGTTATCTGTCTGATGATTGCGGCGCCGGTTCTGGCGCGGGCTGCCTATAATTTTGCGCCACCGGAATATTTCGCACTGACATTATTCGGCCTGTCCATGCTGGTCAGTGTTGGTGGTGGATCACCGATCAAGAACCTCATTGCAGGTGCATTCGGCATTTTGTTGGCAACGGTCGGCGTTGATCTTCTGACATCCGTCAAACGCTTTACCTTCGACGTTCCGCAACTCCATGAAGGCATCGGTTTTGTTCCGGTCATGATCGGCGTATTTGGAATTTCCGAATTGCTGTCCCAGGCCTCCGCTCTGCATCAGAAGCGTGAGCAGGTCACAATGAAGGCCATTAAACTGCCCTCCATGGCGGATTACAAAAAGGTCTGGAAGACCATTCTGCGATCAACCGGCATCGGCACCTTCATCGGTATTCTGCCGGCAGAAGGGGCAACCGTTGCATCCATGATCGGCTACAATGAAGCGCGGCGATGGTCCAAGACACCCGAAGAATTTGGCAAAGGTGCCATTGAAGGCATTGCAGGCTCAGAGGCCGCGAACAATTCCGCAACAGGCGGTGCAATGGTGCCCACACTGGCTCTCGGCATTCCCGGGAGTCCAACCGCGGCGGTTATCCTGGCCGGATTGCTGGTCCATGGCCTGCGTCCCGGTCCTACAATGTTCACCGAACAGGCGGATTTCGCCTTCGCCATTTTCTGGTCGATGCTTTTCGTAAACCTGCTGTTTCTGGTCATCGGACTTTATGGAGCGAAGGTCTTTGCACGGGTCACCCTCATACCGATCCGGATGCTTTGGCCCAGTGTCTTCATCTTCTCGATTGTTGGTGCCTATGCTCTGGATCAATCCATGTTCGATGTCTGGATTGCCATCATTTCCGGGATCATCGGCTACTTCATGCGGGTTTACGGATTTTCCGTCGTACCGCTGGCGATTGGCCTGATATTGGGCGGCATGCTGGAGCAGCGCCTTGGACAATCCATGGTAATGCTGGACGAGCAATGGTGGCTGATCGCTACCCGGCCCCTATCGGCATTTTTCCTGATACTCACTGCTTTTGCCCTATTTGGGCCTGCCCTGTGGAAACTGATCACAGGGCCACGGCCAACGTTTAAAAAAGGTTCCTGA
- a CDS encoding tripartite tricarboxylate transporter TctB family protein — protein MKTQLNPDRRARWLVPICIILFCLVALYFTTTFKKMPPILKRGIQPSDFPQLVCLLIVSLTLLMVWKDPVKIVERVTSKSWMTMGLMIGFVALMQVDLFLALGAFAATLTMLWGERRPRNIALVGLLIPTSVFFLFDLVFKIRFPRGLLTSLWYG, from the coding sequence ATGAAAACACAACTCAATCCTGACAGGCGGGCCAGATGGCTGGTTCCGATCTGCATTATCCTCTTTTGCCTTGTAGCGCTCTACTTCACCACAACATTCAAAAAGATGCCGCCAATCCTGAAGCGCGGCATCCAGCCGTCTGATTTCCCTCAGCTGGTCTGTCTGCTGATTGTCAGTCTGACCCTGTTGATGGTCTGGAAGGATCCGGTCAAAATTGTTGAGCGTGTCACATCCAAATCATGGATGACCATGGGTCTGATGATTGGGTTTGTGGCCTTGATGCAGGTCGATCTGTTTCTGGCTCTGGGCGCTTTTGCAGCGACCCTGACCATGCTGTGGGGCGAGCGCCGTCCGCGGAATATTGCCCTAGTGGGCCTCCTCATTCCGACATCGGTTTTCTTTCTCTTTGATCTCGTCTTCAAAATCCGCTTCCCCCGCGGATTATTGACCTCCCTCTGGTACGGATGA
- a CDS encoding tripartite tricarboxylate transporter substrate binding protein: MKDTRKLRALTLIVGASTLALTSFAPQAQAQDYPSKTIEVVTHAGNGGGTDVTTRMMMLRGRRELGADMVVVNKGGGGGAVAMDYYLTQPADGHSILTFTIGHAATLAKNETKMKLEDIRPIARGTDDPQILMVKCGAYTDAADFVAKQKEEAIIYGTTHLGNIDDVSAFMFTKKGGMKTPKILPFDGGGELATQLVAGAVDVAVLNLAEAGSQIDSGDVCPIVVLADKRMAALPDVSTAKEMGIPVSFSTVRGFVVHKDTPDDVAAKIEEALVKSMNHGVYQGFLTSVGLDASSVAGSEEWGNQLQTMVTDMSAALKELGFIE; the protein is encoded by the coding sequence ATGAAAGACACCAGAAAACTGCGCGCACTAACGCTGATTGTTGGCGCATCGACACTTGCGCTCACCAGCTTCGCGCCTCAGGCACAAGCTCAAGACTACCCTTCAAAGACAATCGAAGTCGTCACACACGCCGGAAATGGCGGCGGTACTGACGTCACCACACGCATGATGATGCTGCGCGGACGCCGCGAATTGGGCGCTGACATGGTTGTGGTCAACAAAGGCGGCGGCGGCGGCGCTGTTGCCATGGATTACTATCTCACGCAGCCTGCCGATGGTCATTCCATTTTGACATTCACCATTGGTCACGCAGCGACGCTGGCCAAGAATGAAACCAAGATGAAACTGGAAGATATTCGCCCGATAGCACGCGGAACGGACGATCCCCAGATTCTCATGGTCAAATGTGGCGCTTACACAGATGCGGCCGATTTTGTTGCGAAGCAAAAAGAAGAAGCCATCATCTACGGCACGACCCATCTGGGCAATATTGATGATGTGTCCGCCTTCATGTTCACCAAAAAAGGCGGCATGAAAACACCGAAAATCCTTCCATTTGATGGCGGCGGCGAACTGGCCACCCAGCTTGTGGCAGGCGCGGTTGATGTTGCGGTTCTGAACCTGGCGGAAGCTGGAAGTCAGATCGATTCAGGCGATGTATGCCCTATTGTTGTTCTGGCCGATAAGCGCATGGCGGCATTGCCGGATGTTTCAACGGCGAAGGAAATGGGCATCCCGGTCAGCTTCTCGACCGTACGCGGATTTGTCGTCCACAAGGACACCCCTGATGACGTAGCGGCCAAGATTGAAGAGGCTCTTGTAAAGTCCATGAATCACGGCGTTTACCAGGGGTTCCTGACCTCGGTTGGCCTTGATGCTTCATCCGTTGCCGGATCAGAAGAATGGGGCAATCAGCTGCAGACCATGGTGACAGATATGTCAGCAGCACTGAAAGAGCTTGGTTTCATCGAGTAA
- a CDS encoding GntR family transcriptional regulator, with protein sequence MSKVANLKGLMGTEGRVSRSLSLAEDAAQTLRSMILLEKLPPGISLPERDLSEALGISRTPLREAIRLLAGEGLIQFTAARRPFVANPSLEEINNCLRVQGALEALAGELACVHCSDAELREIANINAAIAEVNTDDGDGKLAGFQADMRFHQAIVQAAGNPPLAETHASYNARLWRVRFLSSQRRAGRDSTRKEHSEIVAALSERDAKRTAQALKTHLKTAETNIAQALDEREST encoded by the coding sequence GTGAGCAAAGTTGCAAACCTGAAAGGTCTGATGGGAACCGAAGGGCGCGTTTCCCGAAGTCTCAGCCTTGCTGAAGATGCAGCCCAGACCCTGCGCAGCATGATCCTTCTGGAAAAACTGCCGCCTGGTATCAGCTTGCCGGAACGCGATTTATCAGAAGCCCTCGGGATCAGCCGCACGCCCTTGCGTGAAGCCATCCGTCTTCTGGCAGGTGAAGGACTGATTCAGTTTACGGCTGCCCGCCGACCCTTTGTCGCCAATCCATCGCTTGAGGAAATCAACAATTGCCTGCGCGTTCAGGGCGCATTGGAGGCGCTTGCCGGCGAGTTGGCCTGCGTCCATTGCAGCGATGCCGAACTGCGCGAGATTGCAAACATCAACGCGGCCATTGCAGAGGTAAACACAGATGATGGAGACGGTAAGCTGGCCGGGTTTCAGGCAGATATGCGGTTCCATCAGGCCATCGTTCAAGCTGCAGGAAATCCGCCTCTGGCTGAAACACATGCCTCTTACAATGCACGTCTTTGGCGGGTGCGTTTTCTATCCTCTCAGCGGCGCGCCGGTCGCGACAGCACGCGCAAGGAACACTCTGAAATCGTTGCAGCACTTTCGGAGCGCGATGCAAAACGAACGGCGCAGGCACTGAAGACCCATTTGAAAACAGCTGAAACGAATATTGCCCAGGCTCTTGACGAGCGTGAGTCCACCTAA
- a CDS encoding XdhC family protein, which produces MPCALCVVTNVSGGSARSIGTLVAVRADSELAGYASHGCADADLRLQAQAAIETAQPRYSRHGLDGSLNQ; this is translated from the coding sequence GTGCCGTGTGCATTATGTGTCGTCACGAATGTCTCCGGTGGGTCCGCCCGGTCCATCGGAACATTGGTAGCGGTACGGGCCGATAGCGAGCTGGCAGGCTATGCCTCGCATGGATGCGCCGATGCCGATCTCCGTTTGCAGGCACAGGCAGCGATTGAAACGGCACAACCACGCTATTCGCGACATGGTTTAGACGGCTCCTTAAACCAATAA
- a CDS encoding XdhC family protein, with protein sequence MTPAELTDADIAELAQEMRASGEPFAIATVIRTAGSTAAKPGAKALLDASGTILQGWIGGGCVRSALAKATDRAMKEGQPQLISLHPQDVLDEKGVAAGDDVDGMRFARNGCPSKGSIDIFVEMILPLPELMIFGASPVAQSLVALAKEFQWTLAEGTSEMQPRTLATGEKRMIVIATQGKDDLASLRAALAMQADFIAFVGSRRKFAALAQKLTNEGISQELLSRVNAPAGLPIDAVTPQEIALSILARLTQERRRHLRGAGDKDA encoded by the coding sequence ATGACCCCGGCTGAATTAACAGACGCCGACATTGCCGAACTTGCACAGGAAATGCGGGCAAGCGGTGAACCTTTTGCAATTGCAACTGTGATCCGCACCGCCGGGTCAACCGCCGCCAAACCCGGTGCCAAGGCGCTTTTGGACGCCAGCGGAACTATTCTTCAGGGCTGGATCGGGGGTGGCTGTGTGCGAAGCGCATTGGCCAAGGCCACTGATCGCGCCATGAAGGAAGGGCAACCGCAGCTCATTTCCCTGCATCCGCAGGATGTGCTGGATGAAAAGGGCGTCGCAGCCGGGGACGATGTGGATGGCATGCGCTTTGCCCGCAATGGCTGCCCGTCAAAAGGCTCAATCGATATATTTGTCGAGATGATCTTGCCATTGCCAGAGCTGATGATCTTTGGAGCATCCCCGGTGGCCCAATCGCTTGTGGCACTGGCCAAAGAATTTCAGTGGACGCTTGCGGAAGGCACTTCGGAGATGCAGCCCCGCACGCTTGCGACTGGAGAAAAGCGCATGATCGTCATCGCCACACAGGGCAAGGATGACCTTGCAAGTCTGCGTGCAGCATTGGCGATGCAGGCAGACTTTATTGCCTTTGTCGGCAGCCGTCGCAAATTCGCAGCCTTGGCGCAAAAACTGACCAATGAAGGCATTTCACAAGAGCTTCTATCCAGAGTCAATGCGCCTGCCGGCCTGCCCATTGATGCTGTGACACCACAGGAAATCGCGCTTTCAATCCTAGCTCGGCTGACACAGGAACGTCGCCGGCACCTGCGCGGCGCAGGGGATAAAGATGCATAA
- a CDS encoding L-rhamnonate dehydratase produces the protein MSRIKSIRTRVWNWTGPTVPPQGNFCTNASDVLWERGDAMSSFRFYQWLTCEVESEDGAIGIGNAALAPIVVKKAIDEYYAPLVIGEDPFDYAYIWEKMYRRTHAWGRKGIGMTAISAIDIAIWDLMGKQVGKPVFKLLGGRTKEKIPVYYSKLYADTVPAMQKEAEEAMKNGYNAYKSRFGYGPKDGMQGMRENLKRVEALREVIGYDNDLMLECYMGWTLDYAKRMLPKLEKYEPRWLEEPVIADDVAGYAELNAMGIVPISGGEHEYSIIGCKDLIEKKAVSILQYDTNRVGGITAAQKINAIAEANQIPVIPHAGQMHNYHMTMANVNCPISEYFPVFDVEVGNELFYYIFEGDPDAVDGYLQLDDNTPGLGISISDKYLKNFEIIE, from the coding sequence ATGAGTCGCATCAAATCCATTCGCACACGGGTCTGGAACTGGACCGGTCCAACCGTTCCGCCACAGGGCAATTTCTGCACCAATGCATCCGATGTCTTGTGGGAGCGCGGGGATGCCATGTCGTCCTTTCGGTTTTACCAATGGCTGACCTGCGAAGTCGAAAGCGAAGACGGCGCAATCGGCATCGGAAACGCAGCCCTTGCACCGATCGTGGTCAAAAAGGCAATCGACGAATATTACGCCCCTTTGGTGATTGGCGAAGATCCCTTTGACTATGCCTATATCTGGGAAAAAATGTACCGTCGCACCCATGCCTGGGGCCGCAAGGGCATCGGCATGACAGCCATTTCAGCAATCGATATTGCGATCTGGGATCTGATGGGCAAGCAGGTTGGAAAACCCGTTTTCAAGCTGTTGGGCGGACGCACCAAGGAAAAGATTCCGGTCTATTATTCCAAGCTCTATGCAGACACGGTGCCGGCCATGCAAAAAGAGGCCGAAGAGGCCATGAAAAACGGATACAATGCTTATAAGTCACGCTTTGGCTACGGCCCAAAGGACGGCATGCAGGGCATGCGCGAAAATCTGAAACGCGTTGAAGCGCTGCGCGAAGTCATTGGCTATGACAATGATCTGATGCTGGAATGCTATATGGGCTGGACGCTTGATTACGCCAAACGCATGCTGCCAAAGCTTGAAAAATATGAGCCGCGCTGGCTGGAAGAGCCGGTTATCGCTGATGATGTGGCAGGCTATGCCGAGCTGAATGCCATGGGCATTGTTCCCATTTCCGGCGGCGAACATGAATACTCGATCATTGGCTGCAAAGACCTGATCGAAAAGAAAGCCGTCAGCATTCTGCAATATGACACCAATCGCGTCGGAGGCATTACGGCCGCGCAGAAAATCAATGCTATTGCGGAAGCCAATCAGATTCCGGTCATTCCCCATGCGGGCCAGATGCACAATTATCATATGACAATGGCCAATGTGAATTGCCCCATCAGCGAATACTTCCCGGTCTTTGACGTGGAAGTCGGCAACGAGCTTTTCTATTATATTTTCGAGGGCGATCCGGACGCCGTAGATGGTTATCTGCAATTGGACGACAACACACCCGGTCTGGGAATTTCCATTTCCGACAAATATCTGAAAAACTTTGAAATCATCGAGTAA
- a CDS encoding CoxG family protein translates to MELNDEVTINAPKVRVYEALNDPEILQQCIPGCEELTQHSDTELEAKVVLKVGPVKARFNGNVELDKSGAPDAFSLSGQGNGGAAGHAKGGADVTLEETDGVTTLKYTAKAEIGGKLAQLGGRLIQSTSKKLAAKFFKKFAEVVEMAEA, encoded by the coding sequence ATGGAACTGAATGATGAAGTCACGATCAACGCCCCGAAAGTACGCGTTTATGAGGCATTGAACGACCCCGAGATACTGCAACAATGCATCCCCGGTTGCGAGGAACTTACACAGCACTCCGACACCGAACTGGAAGCCAAAGTTGTCTTGAAAGTCGGCCCTGTCAAAGCGCGCTTTAATGGCAATGTCGAGCTTGACAAGTCAGGCGCGCCGGATGCGTTTTCATTGTCTGGCCAGGGCAATGGGGGAGCCGCCGGTCATGCCAAGGGTGGAGCAGATGTGACCCTTGAGGAGACTGACGGAGTGACCACCCTTAAATACACCGCAAAGGCAGAAATTGGCGGCAAACTGGCGCAGCTTGGTGGCCGGTTGATACAAAGTACGTCCAAGAAGCTTGCTGCCAAATTCTTCAAGAAGTTCGCAGAAGTTGTTGAGATGGCCGAAGCCTGA
- a CDS encoding dihydrodipicolinate synthase family protein: protein MANFQGIWPVAPTPFEPGGAIDVHGMKRVLDCMIDQQVDGICILANFSEQFLITDEERRILTRTSLEHVAGRIPVIVTISHFATDIVVDRAREARELGAQIVMMMPPYHGALMRGTAEQTFEQFARVGEVGIPIMVQDAPLSGVDLPVPLLVKMAQEIEMLKLFKIECAQTAGKLRALIAAGGSAIEGPFDGEEAITLMADLDAGATGTMTSAMIPDQIKPVLAAHAAGDRQQAMAHYARVLPAINFENRQCGFRSAKAAMMEGGVIQSDFCRHPIPPLHPDTRQQLLELIRPLDPVVLNWGT, encoded by the coding sequence ATGGCAAACTTTCAAGGCATCTGGCCCGTCGCACCAACCCCGTTTGAACCCGGTGGTGCGATCGATGTTCATGGCATGAAGCGGGTTCTGGATTGCATGATAGATCAGCAGGTTGACGGAATTTGCATTCTCGCAAATTTCTCCGAGCAATTTCTCATCACCGATGAGGAGCGCCGGATTTTAACCCGCACATCTCTTGAACATGTCGCGGGCCGCATTCCGGTTATTGTGACCATCAGCCATTTTGCCACCGACATTGTGGTCGACCGCGCGCGGGAAGCCAGGGAACTGGGCGCGCAAATCGTGATGATGATGCCCCCATATCATGGGGCATTGATGCGCGGCACTGCCGAGCAGACCTTTGAGCAATTCGCCCGTGTCGGGGAAGTCGGCATTCCCATCATGGTGCAGGATGCGCCCTTGTCCGGTGTTGATCTTCCAGTGCCATTGCTTGTGAAAATGGCGCAGGAGATCGAGATGCTGAAACTCTTCAAAATCGAATGCGCCCAGACCGCTGGTAAATTGCGCGCTCTGATCGCGGCGGGTGGCAGCGCTATCGAAGGCCCATTTGACGGCGAAGAAGCCATCACCCTGATGGCTGATCTTGATGCAGGAGCCACAGGCACCATGACATCTGCCATGATTCCGGACCAGATCAAGCCCGTCCTTGCTGCCCATGCAGCCGGCGACAGACAGCAGGCTATGGCTCACTATGCGCGGGTATTGCCTGCGATTAATTTTGAGAACCGCCAATGCGGATTTCGCTCCGCCAAGGCCGCCATGATGGAAGGGGGTGTGATCCAATCCGATTTTTGCCGCCATCCAATCCCACCTTTGCATCCGGACACCCGGCAGCAATTACTGGAGTTGATCCGGCCACTGGATCCGGTGGTTTTGAATTGGGGGACCTGA
- a CDS encoding nucleotidyltransferase family protein yields the protein MHKSAAIILAAGLSQRMGPINKLLIPIEGVPMVRRSVAAYLDVCNGKVTVVTGYQRTEVETALNGLDVQFVFNPDFEQGQKTSVAAGLSASAPAQDTFIGLGDQPFLTDSHLVWLLEQHRTNKSGKITVPVQDKMRGNPLIIPLDLKARLLADHHNPGCYKFTRENPDLLNLAATQTTAFFRDIDTPQEVAALSVQEEATS from the coding sequence ATGCATAAAAGCGCGGCCATTATTCTGGCAGCTGGCCTGTCGCAGCGCATGGGGCCAATCAACAAGCTGCTGATCCCCATTGAAGGCGTTCCGATGGTCCGCCGGTCTGTTGCGGCTTATCTTGACGTTTGCAATGGCAAGGTCACTGTTGTCACCGGTTACCAGCGGACAGAGGTTGAAACCGCCTTAAATGGGCTGGACGTGCAGTTTGTTTTCAATCCTGATTTTGAACAGGGCCAGAAAACATCAGTCGCTGCCGGGCTTTCCGCATCTGCGCCAGCACAGGACACATTCATTGGCCTTGGGGATCAACCGTTTTTAACCGACAGTCATCTCGTTTGGTTGTTAGAGCAGCATCGCACAAACAAATCCGGCAAAATTACAGTGCCAGTTCAAGACAAAATGCGCGGAAACCCTCTGATCATCCCCTTGGATCTCAAAGCGCGGCTTCTGGCTGACCATCACAATCCGGGATGTTACAAATTCACCCGTGAGAACCCGGATCTCCTAAATTTGGCTGCAACCCAAACCACTGCTTTCTTCCGCGACATTGATACACCCCAGGAAGTCGCGGCGCTGTCGGTTCAGGAGGAGGCAACATCATGA
- a CDS encoding 4-hydroxythreonine-4-phosphate dehydrogenase PdxA — translation MNRPKIAIIPGDPSGIGPELIAKLLNDEGVREAADIVLVGDAHLWQRGAEQADLPVELNTLQEEDLPDFTGLAHLDLNTIQPDEVEIATVSIASGTTALRCLDKAMDLAVAGLVDGILFAPFNKGAMTSAGLNAEDEHRYMARYLGFTGYHSEINVLDELMTTRVTSHIGLKDVAANIDQPGILRAVTLASDTLKRAGKTRPAIAVAALNPHAGDNGKFGREEIDILEPAVRACQDKQMNVTGPWPSDTVFLKAMRGEVDAVVTMYHDQGQIAIKLLGFERGVTVAGGLPYPIATPAHGTAFDIAGQNKANVSATRQAFNLLVRMAQTHRDERSAA, via the coding sequence ATGAACCGTCCCAAAATTGCAATTATCCCTGGTGATCCCTCCGGCATCGGCCCGGAACTGATTGCCAAACTGTTGAATGATGAGGGTGTCCGCGAAGCCGCCGATATCGTGCTCGTTGGTGATGCCCATTTATGGCAGCGCGGTGCCGAGCAGGCTGACCTGCCTGTGGAATTGAACACATTGCAAGAAGAAGACCTGCCCGATTTTACCGGTCTTGCCCATCTCGATCTCAACACCATTCAGCCGGATGAGGTGGAAATTGCCACTGTGTCCATAGCAAGCGGCACAACCGCTTTGCGTTGCCTCGACAAGGCCATGGATCTGGCAGTAGCTGGGCTTGTGGACGGCATTCTGTTCGCCCCCTTCAACAAGGGCGCCATGACGTCAGCTGGATTGAATGCAGAAGATGAGCACCGCTATATGGCACGTTATCTGGGCTTTACCGGCTATCACAGCGAAATAAATGTGCTCGATGAGCTCATGACCACGCGTGTGACCAGCCATATTGGCTTGAAGGATGTTGCCGCCAATATTGATCAGCCCGGCATTTTGCGCGCAGTCACTCTGGCATCCGACACGTTGAAACGGGCCGGGAAAACTCGCCCGGCCATTGCTGTCGCTGCCCTCAATCCGCATGCAGGTGATAACGGCAAATTCGGCCGCGAAGAGATCGACATTCTGGAACCTGCGGTGCGCGCCTGTCAGGACAAGCAAATGAATGTCACCGGACCCTGGCCATCTGACACCGTCTTCCTGAAAGCAATGCGCGGTGAAGTCGACGCTGTCGTCACCATGTATCATGATCAGGGACAGATCGCGATCAAGCTGCTGGGCTTTGAACGCGGTGTGACCGTGGCTGGTGGTCTTCCCTACCCGATTGCAACACCGGCCCATGGCACTGCCTTTGACATTGCAGGCCAAAACAAGGCGAATGTCAGCGCAACACGGCAGGCCTTTAATCTGCTCGTGCGCATGGCCCAGACACATCGGGATGAGCGCTCGGCGGCTTAA